The DNA window CCGGCGTGGTGCTCGCGATGCATTATGCGCCCAACACGCTGGTTGCCTTCGATTCGACCGAGCACATCATGCGCGACGTCAATTGGGGCTGGCTGATGCGCTATGCCCACGCGAACGGCGCGAGCGCGTTCTTCGTGGTGGTCTACATCCACATTTTCCGCGGCCTCTATTACAGTTCGTACAAGGCCCCGCGCGAAATGATCTGGCTGCTCGGCGTGGTCATCTTCCTGCTCATGATGGCGACCGCTTTCATGGGTTACGTGCTGCCCTGGGGCCAGATGAGCTTTTGGGGTGCCAAGGTGATCACCGGCCTGTTCGGTGCCATTCCTCTGGTCGGCGAAGGCCTGCAGAACTGGCTGCTCGGCGGCTTCGCCCCCGATAACGCTGCCCTGAACCGCTTCTTCAGCCTCCACTTCCTGCTGCCCTTCGTGATCGCGGGCGTCGTGATCCTGCACATCTGGGCGCTGCACATCCCGGGTTCGTCGAACCCGACCGGTGTGGAAGTGAAGAAGGAAAGCGACACGCTGCCCTTCCACCCGTATTACACGGCCAAGGACGGTTTCGGTCTCGGCGTCTTCCTGATCATCTATTTCGCATTCGTGTTCTTCATGCCGAATGCGCTTGGCCACCCGGACAACTACATCCCGGCCAACCCGCTCTCGACCCCGGCGAACATCGTTCCCGAATGGTATTTCTGGCCGTTCTACGCGATCCTGCGCAGCTTCACCGCGGACTTCTTCTTCGTCCCGGCCAAGCTCATGGGCGTG is part of the Alteriqipengyuania halimionae genome and encodes:
- a CDS encoding cytochrome b, which encodes MSFPWAKHYEPTNGVMKFFDEKLPLPRLVYNAVGAGYPVPRNLSYFWNFGVLAGFCLMLQIVTGVVLAMHYAPNTLVAFDSTEHIMRDVNWGWLMRYAHANGASAFFVVVYIHIFRGLYYSSYKAPREMIWLLGVVIFLLMMATAFMGYVLPWGQMSFWGAKVITGLFGAIPLVGEGLQNWLLGGFAPDNAALNRFFSLHFLLPFVIAGVVILHIWALHIPGSSNPTGVEVKKESDTLPFHPYYTAKDGFGLGVFLIIYFAFVFFMPNALGHPDNYIPANPLSTPANIVPEWYFWPFYAILRSFTADFFFVPAKLMGVLAMFASILVWFFLPWLDKSPVRSGHYRPLFRKFFWFGLLPCIVVLGYCGGAHLTFWTVFLGQLATAYYFLHFLVILPIVSLVERPEPMPYSITEAVLGHDPDSPIGNKPATA